The DNA region GCGCGCGGCCGCCGGCTCGCGCAGCGCCGCCGCCAGCTGCCGCTGCGCCGCCGGTTCGAGGGCGCACAAGTTCTTGATGAGCAGCGTGCCGCCGGCCGCGGCGCGCAGCGGTTCGGCCGCCGGCTCGGCTGCGGCGCGGTCGACCAACGGGCGCGGCGCCGCCGCGGCCTCGATCGCGACGAATGCGCCGTCGCGTCGCCCGCCGGCAAAGTGGACCAGGCGCGCGATCATCTCCCGCCCTGTGCCGCGCTCGCCCTCGACCACGGCCGGTGCGTCGCTGCCCACGACATCTTCCAGGTCGGCGGCGACGGAGCGCATCGCGGGACTCTCGATCACGACCAGCGCGCGGCGGATCTCGGAACGTATGCGCGCGCGGGTCGACACGGCGGTTCACGCGGCGCAGCGATCGGCGCCGCGCAGCGATGCGAAGTAGCCGCGCACCAGCTCGACGAGCGCGTCAGGGTCCTCGATCGTCCACGCGCGCTTGCGCAGCGCATTACACCCGCGCAACCCTTTGGCGTACCAGGCGCACGCCTTGCGGATTTCGTGGAACAGCGTGGCGCCGGGCTTGTGTTCGCGCAGGAGTTCGACGTGGCGCTCGAACACGCGAAGGCGGTCGTCGATCGACGGAGGCCCCGGGTCGGGCTCGCCCGCCTCGACCGCACGGATGGCGGAAAACAGCCACGGGTTGCCCATCGCGCCGCGCCCGATCATCACCGCGTCGCAGCCGGTGACCTCGCGCATCCGGCGGTAGCCGTCGACGTCGACCACGTCGCCGTTGCCGACGACCGGCACGTGCGCGGGCACGGCGTCGCGCACCCTGCGGATGACGTCGAGCGACGACCGGCCCGAGAAGCCCTGCGAGCGAGTCCGCCCGTGCACCGTCACCATCGCGGCGCCGGCCTCGACCATGGCGCACGCGAACTCCGGCGCGTTGAGGTGCGCGTCGTCCCAGCCGGCACGATGCTTGACCGTCACCGGGATGTGCGCGGGCACGGCGGCGCGAACGATGCGGACGAGCTGCTGCGCCAGCTCGGGCTCGCGCATCAACGCGGAGCCGCACGCCCCGGCCACCACACGCTTGGCTGGGCACCCCATGTTGATGTCGACCAGCGACGCGCCGATATCGACTGCCATCTGCGCGGCGACGGTCATCGGCTCCTCCTCGCGGCCGAAGATCTGCACGCCGAACGGCCGCCCGCCGAGGCTGGGCGTGAGCTTGTCGACGGTCTTTTGCGCGCCGGCTTGCAGCGCGTGCGCCGACAGAAACTCGGTCACCGTGAGTGCGACGCCGTGCTCCTCACACACGGTGCGGAACGGCAGGTCCGTCACCGCCGCCATCGGCGCCAGCAGCGCCGTCCCGTCGAGTTCGAGCGTCCCGATGCGCACGAGGTCACGACTGTACCGACGCGCGCGCCATTTGCAAGTCGGTCGCCGTATTCACGTTCACGAGGCAGCGCAGCTCCGGGTCCAGCGCCCGCAGGTCGTCCGCGTCCACCGCGACCGCACCGGGGAGGTCGAGCAGGTCGCGCAGCGCGCGCCGGCCGGCCGCGAGCCGCTGGCGCACCGTCGCCGCCAGGTCGCGCGCATACACGGCGTGCAGCGGATGCGGTCGGCCGCCGACCACCGGCACGACCAGCCGGCCGTCGATCGCGAGCAACCGCTCGATCACCGCCGGCGACAGAAACGGCATGTCGCCCGCGACCGCGAACAGCCGCGGCTGCGGGCACCACGCGAGCGCGGCCGCGAGGCCACCGAGCGGGCCGGCGCCATCGACCGCGTCGGGAATGACGGGCAGGCCGTAGCCGGCGAACGGCGCGGCGTTCGACGCGGCGATCGCGATCTCGTCGAACACCTCGCGCAGCACCTCGAGCTGGCGGTCGAGGATGGGTGCGCCGCCGACGTCGGCCAGCGGCTTGCACATGCCGCCGAGCCGCGTCGCGCGGCCGCCGGCCAGAATTGCGCACGCCGCGGAGACCACTCACCACCCCCGCCGCGCGAGGACCGATCCGCGCCGCCACGGCGCGAGCCCCACATGCCTCCCGGCCGGCGGCGGCGACAACACCGTGTGCAGGACGAACGCCTCGCGCGGATCGAGCGCGCTGCCGGCGGCCGGGCGGGCGACCGCCAATCGATCGGCGGGCAGGGTATAGGCGTCCTGCGCGACTTCGAACGTCCCTTCGGCGGCGATGGCACGGCGAGCGAGCGACAAAAACTCGCGCTCTCGTTCGGGCGCCGCGCGCCACGCGAGCACCGCGCCGGCGACGACCGCGCGCGCGTCCGTCCGGTGGGGGACGCGGCCGGCCACCAGCTCGTCGCGGACGCGCTCCATTTCGGCGAGTTCGTGCGGGCCGAGGTCCACCCCCGGCACGTCGGCCAGGCGAAAGCCGTAGAGCGCATCCAGTGGTTCGCCATACAACCGGTCGGCGAGGTCGTGCGCGAGGGCGCGCAGCGGCTCGATCGGCAGGCCGACGTAGCCGCCGCCCATCGGGAAGTAGATGCCGTCGGGCTCGCCGCCGTGCCGCTCGTTCCAGTTCGCGAGCACCGCGCGCGCCGGCTGCGCGCAGCCGGCGGCGTCGAGCGCGCGCGCGACCACCTCGACGCGCAGGTGCCGCGGCGGGTGCTCGTCGTACAGCCGCCCCGACGGGTCGATCCCCACCGCGACCACCTCGCCGGGGGCATCCGGCCGGGCGAACTCCTCGATCATGGTCCACGCGTAGGCCTCGCCGCACATGAGCGCGCCGAACACGTCGCAAAACAGTTCCTCGAGCCACGCTCCGAACACCGCGCGCAGCTGGCCGACGGTGAGCCCCTGGGGGCCGATCGCGAGCGGCCGCGCGCCGATCTCCGCCGGCGGCAGACCGAGCTGCGCGCGCAGCGCGCCGTCGAACCCGCGCGTCGCGTTGTAGAAGTCGTGCGCGATCTCGTGTGCGAGCGCCGGCCACCGCACGATGCGGTCGAAAAAGTCGCGCGGCAGAAAGATCGGCGCGAGACCGGTCGGGATGAATCCCGTCCAGATCGACAGATCGAACGCGCCGAGCACGCACACCGGCGCGTTCGACGTCAGCGGCAGCCCCTCGGCCCGGGCGAACTCCGCGATCGGCTCGTAGCACGCGGCGGCGAACGCGTCGGCGTCGCCGAGCGCGGCGCGCAGCGGACCGGTGCGGCGGCTGTCGATCATGCCCTCGACCCAGCGCAGTACGACCTCGAGCTCGCGAGCGCGCGCGAGCGCCTCGGCCGGAGGCGCGGCGTCGACGCCCTCGAGCGCGACCGCGAGCCGGCGCGCGCGAGCGGCCACGAACTCCTCGAGTGTGTCGACGAACCGGTACGTGGCCCGTTCGAGGCGAGCGCCGGTGGCGAGGTGCTCGGCGCGCGCCTCGATCGCCCGCAGGCGATCGACGAGCGCGGTGCGCTCGGCGTCCCACGCGCGGAACCGCTCGGCGTCGGCCGTCGCGGCCGGCCCGGGCGCCGGTCCCGGCACGCGGTCGACGTCGCCGCGCGCGGTGGGCGCGCCGGCCGGG from Deltaproteobacteria bacterium includes:
- the dusB gene encoding tRNA dihydrouridine synthase DusB; the protein is MRIGTLELDGTALLAPMAAVTDLPFRTVCEEHGVALTVTEFLSAHALQAGAQKTVDKLTPSLGGRPFGVQIFGREEEPMTVAAQMAVDIGASLVDINMGCPAKRVVAGACGSALMREPELAQQLVRIVRAAVPAHIPVTVKHRAGWDDAHLNAPEFACAMVEAGAAMVTVHGRTRSQGFSGRSSLDVIRRVRDAVPAHVPVVGNGDVVDVDGYRRMREVTGCDAVMIGRGAMGNPWLFSAIRAVEAGEPDPGPPSIDDRLRVFERHVELLREHKPGATLFHEIRKACAWYAKGLRGCNALRKRAWTIEDPDALVELVRGYFASLRGADRCAA
- a CDS encoding molybdenum cofactor guanylyltransferase, with product MVSAACAILAGGRATRLGGMCKPLADVGGAPILDRQLEVLREVFDEIAIAASNAAPFAGYGLPVIPDAVDGAGPLGGLAAALAWCPQPRLFAVAGDMPFLSPAVIERLLAIDGRLVVPVVGGRPHPLHAVYARDLAATVRQRLAAGRRALRDLLDLPGAVAVDADDLRALDPELRCLVNVNTATDLQMARASVQS